The Acanthopagrus latus isolate v.2019 chromosome 20, fAcaLat1.1, whole genome shotgun sequence genomic sequence ATATATCTGCCTGTCGCAGCTCTGTGTCCAGGAAATCAGTTTCCAGTGTCaacatatttaacattattCCACATCATTCATTACAAGTTCTCTGTAACTATAATGTTGTTGAGACCATTAATTAGAGaactaataattattttattgtatgaGTTGCATGAAATATTGGTGGCTGATCAATGAGAAAACTCTACAGTCATCATGTCTCTCCATCTGATTATTTGGTGCTAAATCAGTGAAGATACAATTCATTTGACAGTTAATTTGGTACTGAAGAACCTGAGCAGTAAGATACGCAGAGCGGAGAAGATGATCTTGATGTTTCTTTTAGGAGGGATTaaataatatactgtacatatctCTCCTCCTTTTATAATCAATTCagaataataacacattttgttttgatctcTCAATCAGTTGCTGTTGACATCACCATGGACCCAGACACTGCAAACAACCAGCTCACACTGTCTGAGGGAAACAAGAAGGCAACACACGGAGCATGGCAGACATATCCTCCCCGCCCAGAGAGGTTTGAAACATATCCTCAAGTGCTGGCAAGAGATGCTCTGCAGGGGATCCATTACTGGGAGGTAGAATGGAGTGAAAGTCCTAAAGAATCAGTGTATGTAGGTGTTGCATATGGTAGCATTGACAGAAAAGCAGGGGGATCAGGTAGTGACTTTGGATATAACCCCATGTCGTGGACTTTTGGCAAATTTTGTGATCCTTCCTGGTCAGAGCCCAAACTGAGGGCCTGGCACAAAGGCAAAGTGTGGGAAGGTCCTTTCCCCTCTGGTGGCTGCACGAGAGTTGGGGTGCTTCTTGACTGGTCTAAgggcactctgtccttctacaaAATCTCAGGAAACCAATGGGTTGCCCTCTACCgctttcaaatcaaattcacTGAGCCTGTGTTTCCATGCTTTAGGCTTGGACAATGTGGCGATTATGTGGCCTTGCCTCCAGTCAGCTAAGagcaatgatgatgatgtggtgaATCCCTGGTCTGCTAACAGGGATATGGGTTCACATTGAGGGAAGAACCCAACACCCCATTTCAGCTTGAGCACGCTTCACAAATtgataaaatgcattaaagccAGAGGGAGCAGGACCCCTGATGTCAGTAACGTTCCTGCGTATGTCATTGTGTCTGTAGTGGCACATGTTGATCTTCTGCACCGCCAGTTTAAACTTTAACTGCTCGCTGCTTTCTATTATAATTCCTGATACGTATAGACAAGAGCTTAAATCAATACATGATGTCAACTTTAGTATGTTTGAATAGAAACTTGCaacacatgttaaaaaaagataaattgaTTATGTGTATGTTGATTCTTTTGGGATATAATTTTTCTTAAGTGcatattgtttgtttcttaaatgttttcagtaatCAGTTATTAACAACATTGTGATTAGAAAACAAGCAGAATCATTTAGTTTCTCTGCAGTTTGTACTTTTGATCTGATCTCAGGTTCaatctgtgtctttctgttgtcTGCTGGGAGGAGAAGCTTCACTGTTGGACACCAGTTAGTTTGATTGTGAGCTCACTGTAGATTGTTATGGAGCTGAATGGATGTCAGattgatgtgaaatgtaaacacCTGTTGGACATGTTCACTCTCTTCATGAGCAGAAGACGCTTTTCAATAAAATGACCCGAGTCTGCCATCGTGTGATGTTTTTACTGTGTATCCTACAGTTGACGGTACCAAAGGTTATAAAAGGCTTCATCATTTGAGACATTCACATGtttcagttcatagaatgatGATGGGACATAAATCATCAGAGGACATTATACAGCTGTTATCTTTGTTGGCACAGAGTAAAGAAATATCTGCTGAACTGATTTCAGCATGAAGGCTGCTGCCGTCAGCTGTATACATGTTGACATCCTTTAACATTTAGACGACCCATCTGGCTGTAGTGAGGTTAGAAGCTTCATCATCTATaacataaaagcacattttaaattataatCACTACAGTAAAGTACACAAGTGTTCAGAGGATTGTAATATTTGTTGAGCCTCCACATGTATTTTTAGATGAAGGCTGCTGTtatcagctgctaaatgttgacGTCCTTCAACACTTTGGACGACCCGACAAGAAAGTGGAAGCTAGTTAGCccagcatgctaatgttagcactgATTCTCACTAGATACAACTTACTGTCATGTTCAGGTAACACAGGCAGAGTAATGCACACTCAGCTTTCTGTTCATCCAAAGTTAGATATTATATATTGTGTTgcttaaaatcagttttttacTAATGTACACATGTATGTATGCTGACTTTAAGTATTACATTGTATAGCTGTTTCTAAATTTCAATGAACTGGATAATTCTTCTAATTATCTAACCTCCTCTACTAATTAATCACATTTAGCTATATTTAGATACAATAACTCTTTATCTACACTATAAATGCAGCaatataaacatacagtataagcACCAGTGTTGGGTAATGAAACTGTTAAAAgtaacacattacattacaagaTTACTGCCTATAAACTGTGTTATCTACTGAGAACACTGATGTGGTAAAGTTAccaaaaatgacagtaaaaccTGTTTATGACTCGTTGCACATGTTGGTTCTATTGTCCAGACGGCGTGCAGCCAACTGTACTGAACGTGTCGACTCTCGGCCCACAGTCGGTGACTCTGCAGCCTGGTAACAGGAGAGACAGACGCAGTGTAACATTTACATCTCttaacagtgtgacagtgaactgGGCCGAGGCAGACAGCATTAACACAGCTGTTTCAATGAAAATGTTACCcagtgttattttattgttaaaactttaattttcatCTATCAGTTAATGTGAGTCTTTCTGccacatgttgtttttcctaTGTACAATGAATGCGTCACAGTGCCTAAAATGGCAGTTTTCCACAAAGTCTTGTTTTTTCCAATTGACTGTGAATGCACCGCAGGactgcacacagcagcttcgGTTAGCGAGGGAGAAAActttattcacttatttttaGAGTCGGAATGAGAAACgactgggagaaaaaaacactgttttatcaCTGAAACTGTCCTTGTTGTAAAGTGATATGGTCGAGTCCTGTGATGGTTTAAGCCAAGGAGAGTGGAATATTGTCAAAGAATATGCTGGTGAGTGTTAAATGTATGCATTCAGCAGCCTGGTTCTCAGTTTGTATGAACAAACGGTGTGAATCGGTGTAGACTTTAAATGATAAAACCAGTCACGATGTGCTGTTTTGGTGGGGAAGTTGCAAACGAGTTGTTAGCTGTGTTCGCAGTGAAAAGCTCAGCTAACATACCTACAGGTGTTTTTTTAGCCGGCACACTGCAGGTGAgctaacacacactgtgtggaGTGATTTTGTGAACCGATATAAGTTTGATATGCACTTTTATTTGTTCCACTGGTcatttgttgtgttattatgttgttttcttataagaaatgtgttgttattgGCCAGTAACAATGACAACTtgaagcaaaacagcatttgtgACATaaagattatttattattttgaaatccaaATGCAGGTAATTCATTTTAGGTggattatacattttattttgcacacTGAGTAATTGCTTTTTCCATTGATAGAATCGTTTTGAAGAATGAGCAGTGCCATCCATGGACTGAGTTCTGCCTGAAGAGTCTGTAAAGGATGTTCTGGATCTGATGGCCACCTGCTTTCCAGGAGGGTGGTAGGACAAAAaaatgggaacattttttttttaaatttatttatagtttttaaaatatatttttatttggatcaggcctgacaaacacacatacaaaaaaactgAGAGCCCTTATTTTCCTGATTCCTGATTTGGAGTCTTATTTTCCTGACTACACAGAAAAAGGGTGACAAAAACACTACAACACAGCTCTTACAGACAGtatatgatgtttaaaaatgcagctAATGAAACCTGTAAACTTTGAGTGCTGACATAGAaaccataaaacaaaaagacgaAACTGAAGGGCTAGGAACACATTCCTAAGTACCAccattaaagtttcattttacCATCATGTTGTTGAGAACaggctgtatttattttatattttatacacacagaaacaatatcataataataataaatatatagaatagagtaaaaaaaaaagtgcaaccTGTTCTCTGTGACTCTGTTAAATACATGAGTGCATGTTGTTGAACGCTCCAGTGGTTCTGGATGGTTCTACATCCGGTTCACATCAGACTGAAGGTTTGTATGAAGTGAGATGATTCACTCCAACATACTTCCGCCTTCGTCTGCAACTTTTACAGATGGAAATAAAgtcaaattaatattttcagtACCTCACAGATAAAGAACCATCAAGATCAGAacttatatatacatacaaattTATATTAAGATGCCAAAATAATCATTGATTAGTtcaattaaaagtaattaaacactaaattaagaaataaaccccctaaaaacatttcatgacaaCAGCGATGCGGAAAACACTCCGATATGatatataatgtgtgtatatatatgtacaatGTTTCATAGTTTTTGACCAATAActtttaaattttaaaagtgtttaagTTGCTAAAAGTGAATTGACTACAGTAGAATCCAGGACTTATATTTCATCCACCAAGCTGACAGAACTCTTGCATGGCTCCTTGGACTTATTTATGTCAGTGTCTCCAGTTAACAACAGAGTCTGTAGTATAGGGTGAGGGATTTACTGTACTCTCAGAATGACTCATTTTAAAAGGTCAGACTGGAGGAACTCTCACTCTATAAAGtgtgagctgtgtttttttcaatgGGGAAACTTCAAGATCCCTGAAAAACCCgaacaattaaataaaatgttggatTAACTTCTActcaaatgaataaacaatgaAAGAATCTCTAATAAAGCGTAACCTTCACAATCacaacaccagaaaaaaaacactgaaataaccAGTCAAATTTAACACCATCAAATAGAATATGAATCTTATTAGTTTTAGCAATTTCTTTCCTTAAATTTCAGACATCTTTTTGTGTTGAATGAATGTGTCAGCCTTTCACAGTCAGTGCGTTgacatgcacagcttagtcggattagccatagtttgactatgctactcaatcagacaactgcaattatccgagtgtacatgccagtgagaaaatcgGATTGGGTCGGAGCAGGTTATaccccggtacgctaggtggtGATGTGCCCATTTCAGCgagtggtaacagaaacaactccggctgacctctttacgtcaccagctgcctcggcattcaagaaagatggcgtagGAAGAGCAAGGCGAAGCTAtatctttgtacacttcgtatatggtgtacatgataattacacaaactagatgcacaatggcgctctttcTTGCCGTTATTACGGAGGAAAGACGCCACTGCCCGTCTACTTCTGGCTCACAGCCCCAGGGAAAAATCTCACACCTGCACAGAATgcaaaatccgatccgatctgctggaacgtatacatgcaggagtaatgcgactatcagTTCAATAATCTGGGTGCGTTAATtcaactatgagaaatccgatccggtccgattttagtcaggctaaggtgtatacatgcatcttaaagatccgatcatagtcggactaacccagtaattccgttttcttgagtgtcatgtaaatgcactgagaGACTCCAGGATCTCTACCTGTGGATGACCAGACCACCTCAATAAGAAGCCAAGTCAAGAGCTTTGGTTGGAACGTACATAATACACTCCAGTTTTATTTGAgcttttatatatgtatttttttggtttaaatcacacacagttaaagaaaatgtacagaaatgAGTTCAAATGACAAGAGATTCCTTTTCTAATGTGTCCAAAGACACTAGATCCTCAAACATGATGATATGTGCACTAAAGATACTCAAACATGACCACATGTGCACTAAAGATACTCAAACATCATAACATGTGCACTAAAGATACTCAAACATCATTACATGTGCACTAAAGATACTCAAACATAAAGAAGCGTTATATTATTTAATATTGTTATGTGACTGACATGATGACGCTTCactatcaaaacatttaaatcagggATTTCAGTGATCTGAACTGAATCATGTGCTGACAAGtttacagacacagaaacatgctgGATCTATTCCAAGGCCTGAAGCCTGGGTAAACAGGCTCAGTGAACTTGGTGTGGAAGGTGTAGATGTGACTTAGAGTGTCAGATGAGGCATTATAGTAAGACAGAGTGCCAGCAGACCAGTCCAGATACACTCCCAGACgagtgaagggaggaggaagagggacaTACTGTGTCTGATTATCATGAGCTGCAAATAGAGCAGAATCTCCTGCAGACTTCTGGTAGTATCCTAAACACCAGGACAGTTTATTCCGTCCTAGCTTGGACTGGTCACTGTTTCCTTTCCTTGGAATCCCTCTGTAGCAAACACCTACAGCAAcatcaaataaagaaatgtttcccCAGTCCACCTCCCAGTAGCAGCGCCCAGTCAGCCCCTCTCTGCACAGAACCTGAGTCCAAACATCAAATCTCTGTGGGAGGTCACGATACGACTGTTGTGGTCCTTCTGTCACCTTCTTGTTTCCCTCAGACAGAGTGAGATGGTTGTTTGCTGTGTCTGGGTCCAGAGTGAGATCACAGGCGTCTGATGGAGAGAACGAGACGTGATCATGATCACAGTTCATACTGAAAACAGTTATTGATTATTCTGAACACATTTGAAAGGACAGGCTCATATATTAGAACATCACTCACATGCTCCTACAGACTGTTCATggacagtggtggaaagtaaatatttcactttgagaTACTTTCAGTTCCAACTTCAACTGATGATCTTTGTCTGTCATGTAGCCAACAGTTACAGTGGAGCAGTCGCTGCTCATTAAACTCTCAGATCTCAGCCTCCGTCCAGCTGTGTTCTTACAGGTAGATATAAAAATATCTGCTTCAGATACTTTGAAGATATTTTGCTGATAACAGCTGTATAACTTTACTACAGTAGTCTTTTGAATGCAGGAATAACTTGTATGAAGTCATTTTCTATTATTGTTCCAGCTCCTACTTGTACTTGTGGTTTGAGCACCTGATGAGCCaaggagctatgttgtccggggcttaatgcccctggtagcgtctcccaaggcaaacaggtcctaggtgacgggtcagactaagatcAGTTCAAAAGCCCTAATGAAAGATAGAACACAGAGGAATTTCACGTCGCCTGCATTGACGTCACCAGGGCCCtaccctggagccaggcctaGGGTTGGGACCTGGTGGCCGGGTccgcagcccgaaggagcgacatgggcccgccctccagtgggctcaccactcgcatgagggttcagaaggggctGGTGcagtgtgatttgggtggcagtCATGGGCGGAGGCCCCGGCAACCCAATCCCCGGACGGTGACTCaagccatggggacatggaatgtcacctcgtTGGGGGGAaggagcctgagctggtgcgggaggttgagcggtaccggctagagatagtcgggctcacctccacacacagtctgggctctggaatCCAACTCCTTAAGAGAGGCTGGACTGTCTTCTACTCTGGAGTTGGCCATGATGAGAGGTGGCGAGGTGGTGTGAGCTTGCTTATAGCCCCTCAGCTCAGCCGCTATGTGTTGaagtttaccccagtgaataAGGGagtcgtttccctgcgccttcgggtcggggataggtctctcactgttgtctcgGCTTATGGGCTGAACAGTAGTGCAGAGTACCaggccttcttggagtccctgggaggggtactggagagtgctccaacaGGGGACTCTGTTcttctactgggggacttcaacacttacgtgggcagcgacagtgttacctggaggggtgtgatggGGAGGAACAGCCTCCCtgatctgaacccgagtggtgttttgttattggacttctgtgctagtcacagtttgtccataacaaacaccatgttcaagcataagggtgtccatatgtgcacgtggcaccaggactCCCTAGAccagaggtcaatgatcgactttgtggtcgtgtcatctgacctctggctgtatgtcttggacacttgGGTTAGGAGAGGgactgagctgtcaactgatcaccacctggtgtcTGGAAGTAAAGGATGCTGTCAAGCTaaagaaggagtcctatcgagcctggttggcccgggggactcctaAGGCAGCAGATGGGTACTGGCAGGCCAAGCGTGTGGCAGCATGGGCAGTCacagaagcaaaaactcgggtctgggaaaagttccgggaggccatggaggaggactaccgcTCGGCctcgaagaaattctggcaaaccattcggcgcctcaggagggggaggCAGTCCTCCAACCACACTGTTTACAGTagaggtggggagctgttgaccttgactggggacattgtcgggcggtggaaggaatacttcgaggatctcctcaatcccactgacacgcctcccatagaggaagcagaggctggggactcagaggttgacccattcatcacccaagccgaagtcacagaggtagtcgggaagctcctcggtggcaaagcaccggggatggatgagatccgccctgagtacctcaagtctctggatgttgtggggctttcttggctgacacgtctctgcagcattgcatggcagtcggggacagtgcctctggactggcagacctGGGTGGTGGTCCCCTATTCAAAAAagggggatcacactcctcagcctccctgggaaagtctattccagggtactggagaggagaattcggccgatagtcgaacatcggattcaggaggaacaatgcggttttcatCTGGGctgcggaacactggaccagctaTACACCCTCCACAGGGTGCTCGATGGTTagcattgccggcagtaagtcagacctgttcccagtgcatgttggactGAATACTGTCAGTCATTTCACTTAAGTCCCTCTATAAATCAGTTTCAGTGTCAGCTCAAAGAAAATCCACAGGACTTTTGTAAGAAAGCTTAATTAAGTCTGAGAGTAATACAAGGAATGAGCAGTCTGGTGTCTGAAGGAGACTCATTTGTCTTACAGTGAAAATGGAATACTTACACCAGAGTAAAGCTCTTCTGTCTGTGACAGTCTCCACATCAGAGATGTCCGGCTTTGAGAAATCCTCAGTGTGCAGAATGCCGTTCTTGTAGTGGTAGATTGTTGCTCCGGTGTATTTCTCATTTCTGATGGCCGCTACCAGGAAGCGGAATCTGCTGTCGCTCTTCAAGGATTTGGCAGTATCTTGGAAAGATTTggctttttctctcatttgGGTTAAAACTTCATCTGAGTAGTACCATGGGACTTCATAGGTACTTCCTCTAACTGAATCCAGGTATTTGTCCATCTCATCCAGGATTGGGTCAGCACTCTGCAGGGAGGTGAAGACGAAGCACAGAGCATCATCAACACCTGCAGCAAGAACCTCTCTGTCCAGCTCTGACTCATTATGGACGATCTTTGTTCCCTTCATCATTTCCACACAGGACCTGATGACgttgatttctctctctttatgatCCAGCCACTTGTCTagtttttcatgactgaatggtGACTCGTTTCTGTCATCAAGGAGTTTCTTTACTGAGCTCTcgtcttcttttccttcacgGATTGAGAGAAGTTTCTTCGCCACGTTCACCTGGAGGTTAGTTACGTAAAGCTCACAACAGTTTTGGAACTTGTTTAACTCTGCTTGGATCTGTGGAAAACTCTGTACCACTGTGTCGTCCAGAGAATCGTTGCATctcatttgta encodes the following:
- the LOC119010338 gene encoding neoverrucotoxin subunit beta-like isoform X2, which codes for MSSEIMDVAALGRPFTLGMLYDARRDELIPGLTLWDPKTLKEKTVKTSQQTSNFEVSASDSIESKSSLMDIEASLKVSFLCGLIEVGGSAKYLNDKKKFKNQSRVTCRYNATTHFNQLSVTQGETMNPQQIEVIRKGTATHVVTGILYGANAFFVFDSEKLEASSVQDIQGHMEAVIKKIPTFDVEGKVDIKLTEEEKELTNKFSCKFYGDLILQSNPATFVDAVKTYVELPKLLGEDGEKSVPVKVWMMPLKVFDTTAAELMKEISVGLVWKLQNALEDLREIQMRCNDSLDDTVVQSFPQIQAELNKFQNCCELYVTNLQVNVAKKLLSIREGKEDESSVKKLLDDRNESPFSHEKLDKWLDHKEREINVIRSCVEMMKGTKIVHNESELDREVLAAGVDDALCFVFTSLQSADPILDEMDKYLDSVRGSTYEVPWYYSDEVLTQMREKAKSFQDTAKSLKSDSRFRFLVAAIRNEKYTGATIYHYKNGILHTEDFSKPDISDVETVTDRRALLWYACDLTLDPDTANNHLTLSEGNKKVTEGPQQSYRDLPQRFDVWTQVLCREGLTGRCYWEVDWGNISLFDVAVGVCYRGIPRKGNSDQSKLGRNKLSWCLGYYQKSAGDSALFAAHDNQTQYVPLPPPFTRLGVYLDWSAGTLSYYNASSDTLSHIYTFHTKFTEPVYPGFRPWNRSSMFLCL
- the LOC119010338 gene encoding neoverrucotoxin subunit beta-like isoform X1; the protein is MNIFYLRPFYCFDNGKTLSEVREGSTLRNLSLYFFKEQCYHLTTGLSPEGSDLNKSYIKVCHGRTRWKRERDLTVYKFPPRIRIHQTSSSSWKSRRLTHDSADLHNFTRLKKMSSEIMDVAALGRPFTLGMLYDARRDELIPGLTLWDPKTLKEKTVKTSQQTSNFEVSASDSIESKSSLMDIEASLKVSFLCGLIEVGGSAKYLNDKKKFKNQSRVTCRYNATTHFNQLSVTQGETMNPQQIEVIRKGTATHVVTGILYGANAFFVFDSEKLEASSVQDIQGHMEAVIKKIPTFDVEGKVDIKLTEEEKELTNKFSCKFYGDLILQSNPATFVDAVKTYVELPKLLGEDGEKSVPVKVWMMPLKVFDTTAAELMKEISVGLVWKLQNALEDLREIQMRCNDSLDDTVVQSFPQIQAELNKFQNCCELYVTNLQVNVAKKLLSIREGKEDESSVKKLLDDRNESPFSHEKLDKWLDHKEREINVIRSCVEMMKGTKIVHNESELDREVLAAGVDDALCFVFTSLQSADPILDEMDKYLDSVRGSTYEVPWYYSDEVLTQMREKAKSFQDTAKSLKSDSRFRFLVAAIRNEKYTGATIYHYKNGILHTEDFSKPDISDVETVTDRRALLWYACDLTLDPDTANNHLTLSEGNKKVTEGPQQSYRDLPQRFDVWTQVLCREGLTGRCYWEVDWGNISLFDVAVGVCYRGIPRKGNSDQSKLGRNKLSWCLGYYQKSAGDSALFAAHDNQTQYVPLPPPFTRLGVYLDWSAGTLSYYNASSDTLSHIYTFHTKFTEPVYPGFRPWNRSSMFLCL